The region ttGTTGACTACTCTTTTAGTGGAAATGACAGAACTTGGAATAGGTGAAATACTTCATTTAGAGCAATGGAAGGAATCATATTTGTAAGCAATAATGGAAAACTTCaagcagaaacagaaagatataatTAAACCAAACACTACTTCACCCAACAATAAACCCCTTTATGAATGAACACCATGAAAAACTATTTTGCAAGGTAATAATCTGACATAAAGTTTTGCTACATCATGCTTAGAACACTATTTGAGTCAAGACCTTATAAAGTCAAAGTCTTTACTGAAATTTGCTTCAGATAGACAATTGGAGACATACGTCTGATGCTCCGTTTTGCCAGTAACTCCTGTAGGCAACGTGGACACTGAACTAAATGGAGAACAGTACACTGTGAGGGAGTAAAATCAGATGACCAGTTATGAAACATACTCTCTGTTAATGTCTATGAATCCATTTTCAGATAGAGTAATTACATGATGTTCCAAGTTATACTGAACTAAAAAATGATAAAGTGGCTTCATACGTGTCTCTTCTATGGAATTATGTAAATGCTTTtttgtcaagatttttttttcctttttccatacAAGTAGCACAATTCATGATTATACTTttagtaaagtgaaaaaaaaaatgactccgTGTAAAGTATTTCATCTCAGAAGAGTTTATTCTTAAGAAATGGGCAATTtacatatatttcacattttcgagtcaattttggaaagtcaaaaaaggacaaaataaaaactatacatgacagagaacagaaaagttaataaaggttttttgttttgttttgttttattgtataGAGAAGTTGaaatcaaagaaaaggaaataccaAGCAGTCAATTGAAGAAACTATTGCTATAATCACAAAACAACCACAGAGTCAAAATTCCTGGCTCTGAGGCTTCCAGTCTGGGTGTCATGGGCAGTTCTTCAGCGTAGGAGAAAACGGCCTTTTTATAAAAGTTTCCATCCCAAAGAATCTTTTCAGAGCcctatttatgtctttatttctcaAACTGTAGAtaaaggggttcagcatgggtgtgaccacagtgtacatcaccgAGCCTGTTGCACTTGAGTGGGAGCTGTGGGTAGCAGCAGAGCTAAGGTACACTCCTAagccagagaaataaaataaggagACAATGGAGAGGTGAGACGCACAGGTTGAAAATGCTTTATACTTTCCATGGGCTGATGAGATTCCACAGATAGAGGACACTATCTTCGAGTAAGAGTAAAGAATACCAATCAGGGGACCACCACCTATAATCACAGCTCCAAAACACAGTGTTGTGTTATTGAGGAAAGTGTCATAACAGGCAAGTTGGACAAGCTGTTTGGTTTCACAGAAAAAGTGGTGTATTTCCAAGTCTGAGCAGAAGGACAAACGTAACACCATTAAGCTGTGTAACAATGAGTATGTTGCACTTATTACCCAGGATCCCAGAACCAGACATCCACAGAGCCGGGGGTTCATGATGACTGTGTAGTGCAaagggtggcagatggccacgtaccgatcataggccatcacagccaGGAGAAAGTCATCTAGTCCTGCAAAGAGTATGTAAAAATACATCTGGGTGATGCAGCCTTCATAGGTTATGACTTGGCTCTGCATCTGGATgttccacagcatctttgggatggtggtggagatgaagcagatgtctacaaaggacaggttggagaggaagaagtacatgggggtgtggaggtgggagtctgagctgacagccaggatgatgagcaggtttccaaacacagtgatcaggtacatggagaggaaaagTCCAAATATAAGGGGTTGCAGTTCGGGTTCCTCtgaaagtcccagaagaagaaattttgaaaattgtgTGTTGTTCCTTGGTTCCATGTGGTGGAAGTGACTATTGGGCAAAAGAAAATACCAAGAATAATTTTCACTTGAACAGGAATAATTTACATAACTGAActactataatttttattttgctggcAAGAAATTGATGTTAAGATGTTATATATAGATAAATTCTCCTTGAGGGTACACCCCATTTCACCTGTTAAAATTTTTGCCCCATTCAcagcatatttttaaagagttcatgtattgggttgaccaaaagagTTTCTCATTGTTTTTTTCATGTAAGATGAATCTAGTAGCACTCACTTGTCTTTAACATAATTTGAAACAATTGTGTTATATTGTGACAGATATCATAtcagcatgcatttaaaaaaataaaaattggtgaAATTTTGTGTagctattttaatattgaagatggaagagaaAAGCAGCATTTTCAGaattatattctttattatttcaagagtggtaaaaaagcaatgacaaagggttaaaaaaatggccaaaaattaaaaagagatttgTGAAATGTATGGAAAAGATGATGTGACTGATCAAACATGTCAAAAGAGGTTTACAAAATTTCATGCTGGAGATTTCTCGGTTTATAATGCATCTTGGAAAAGAAGACCAGGTGAACTTGATAGCAATAAAATCAAGATGTTCACTGAGAACAATCAACATTACACCAAGATGGAGAGAgttaataaactcaaaatatccaaatcaagtgtTGAAAGTAATTAGCTTGGTTTTgttaatcactttgatgtttgTTAAAATCACTTTGATGTTTGTTAATCACATAattgaaagttgttcagtcatgtccaactgtttgcaaccccatggactatacagtccatggaattctccaggctagaatactggagtgggtagcctttcccttctccagtggatctcccaacccagggatcgaacctaggtcttccacatagtaggcagatactttaccagctgtgtgtgacaagggaagcccttatcacgtaagtaaagcaaaaaaaaaaaaaaaaagaaaaagaagaaaagaaaatccttctTGACTACATTTCTACATATGACTCTacttaaatgtaatgaaaacattctatttttgaaataaaatgtgacaggtgatgaaaagtggatactgtacaataatgtggaatggaagagCTAAGCAAAATTAACCCACCACCAACCATGCCAAAGgccagtcttcatccaaagaaggtgatgttaTGTATATGGTGAgattggaagggagtcctctattGTGAGGTCTTTCTCGAAAATCAAAAGATTAATTCCAGCAAGTGCTGCTTCCTATTGGACCAGCTGAAAACAGCACTTGATGGATAGCATCCAGAATTAGTgaacagaaaatgcataatcttccatcaggaaACCACAAGACTGcttatttctttgatgaccagaaaaaaatttttactacTTAGCTAGGAAGTTCTGAGTCATCTATCGTATTCACCAAACATTGTACCttcaaatttccatttatttcagtctttacaaaattctcttgatggagggaaaaaaaaatcatttccctggaagactgtaaaaagCACCTGGAACAATTCTCTGTTCAAAAAGATTTAACATTTtaggaagatggaattatgaagttgcctgaaaaatggtaGAAAGTAGTGGAACAAAACAGTGAATATATTGTCCAATAAAGttctttgtgaaaatgaaaagcatgtcttttattttacttgaaaaaattgaggaattttttttttttttttttttttttggtcagcacAATATTTACAGTTTTAATGAGAAACTCTTTCATGACTTTGAGAAGTATATATTGAAAGTCAACATATTTCAAATACATACTGGGAataaacagatgcagaaaaacaaaTCCCCCATACTCCAAGAAAGATGAAAATTGATATTCAAATAAGTATATTATAGACTGTATCCAGTGGTGACAGattctatgaagaaaataaaaccaggtATACAGGAAAGAGAGGCAGGAGGTGCTCTTCTGTTCTGAGTGGTCAAGCAAGGCCAACAGACAAGATAAAAATTGAACAGATAGCTCAAGAAagaaactttcctggtggctcagatgttaaagcatctgcctacaacgcaggagaccggggtttgatccctgggtggagaatatCCCtcggacaaggaaatggcagcccactccagtactcttgcctggaaaatcccatggacggaggagcctgtaggctacagtccacggggctgcaaagagtcggacatgacagaccaacttcactttcactctaagctcaagaaagagagagaaggatctAGAAAGATCAGGGAAAGTGTGTGCCTGGCAGggggaatgggcttccctggttggctcagatggtaaagaatctgcctgctaatgtaggagacactggttcaatctctgggttggcaagctcctctggagaaggaaatggcaatcagtcccagtgttcttgcctgggaaaccccatggacagaggagcctggtaggctacagtgcatggggttgcaaaagagtcagacatgatttagcgaatAACAAATATATGAGTCCAGGTGCCTCTGTTTTAGGAAATTCTCTCACTCCACGAGGCACAGGTTCACAGACACACCATGGTCTCCTGGGCTGTGTTTGTGGTCTCCTGGgctgtgttggtgatggacagggaggcctggcttgctgcaattcatggggtcgcaagtgaactgagcgactgagcgactgaactgaactgaagaaatccAGCAGAAAGCCTGAGTGATCTCTGTGCTATGCTGTATTGGCTCTTAGGTGACCTCTGGGACAAGTTCACGGCTTCCATGCTCCCTGGTCCTCTCCTGAAGTGCCTATTAAGCTCTGAGACTCACCTGCATGTAGACTCTGGGAATAAGGTTTTGGTATGGAAGTCAAAATTCTTCCATAAATGATTGACAATGCAGAGAGGTTTTATTCCCAAACCAGACAATAAGCAAGAGGATCAAGCATTGATCACCCAGCTAGATTTAGGACTGCAAAGGCAGCAACCACATTCTGTCCAAAGTTGCACAGACTGAGGAATTGCAGCCAAGGTGGTATTTACATCTTTCTATATCAGTTCATTAGTCATATGTTCCTCTTGTGACTCCAGCCTCCAAGTACATGATTTCCCGTGGGGATGCTGGTCTGAcataatggattttttttcttgcttctccATTCCTAGCAGACTGCATTCCATTAGGTGAATCCAGTTTTCATCACTCCTTCTCGTTTACCTCTCCTTTTTCCAAAGCTCTGACTCCCAGCACTTCATCACATCCCTGAGTTCAAATATTCTCAGAAGTACAATATTGAAGGTTTGTCTTGACTAAGTACCTTGGTTCTTCAATGCTTTGATTTGTAGTGGAACATAACCTCTGAAATCTCTGAATGTGACTATTCCCACTAATGCTAAAGGGGTATAATTTTGCTCCTTTAATAAAAGAATTATAATCATTGGTTTCATGAAAGTTTTGCAGTTCCAATAAGGACTCCCTGCTTATATCAGAAATTAAGAGCTGTCATTTATCcctctttataaaatatttgtaactaTGGAAGACCTTTATAGATATTCTTATGCACTACTAACCTACATATAATAGAAactgtaaaatttaatttttaaaacactgtgttctATGAGTTAGAACTTATATGAACTTCATTCTCCATTGTAGAGATGGAACTCAGAGGGA is a window of Muntiacus reevesi chromosome 1, mMunRee1.1, whole genome shotgun sequence DNA encoding:
- the LOC136155986 gene encoding olfactory receptor 7A17-like, translating into MEPRNNTQFSKFLLLGLSEEPELQPLIFGLFLSMYLITVFGNLLIILAVSSDSHLHTPMYFFLSNLSFVDICFISTTIPKMLWNIQMQSQVITYEGCITQMYFYILFAGLDDFLLAVMAYDRYVAICHPLHYTVIMNPRLCGCLVLGSWVISATYSLLHSLMVLRLSFCSDLEIHHFFCETKQLVQLACYDTFLNNTTLCFGAVIIGGGPLIGILYSYSKIVSSICGISSAHGKYKAFSTCASHLSIVSLFYFSGLGVYLSSAATHSSHSSATGSVMYTVVTPMLNPFIYSLRNKDINRALKRFFGMETFIKRPFSPTLKNCP